Proteins from one Bradyrhizobium roseum genomic window:
- a CDS encoding chemotaxis protein CheW translates to MTTTKTETIEGSVAEYVTAMIGGQLFGLPISRVQDVFMPERLTRVPLSSAEIAGVLNLRGRIVTVVDMRARLGLPKNDDGKPPMAVGVDLRGESYGLLIDQIGEVLRLPDDGREENPVNLDPRMAKLAGGVHRLDGQLMVILDVDRVLEIVPDLMAA, encoded by the coding sequence ATGACAACAACGAAGACCGAGACCATCGAGGGCAGCGTGGCCGAATACGTCACCGCCATGATCGGCGGGCAATTGTTCGGCCTGCCGATCTCGCGGGTGCAGGACGTGTTCATGCCGGAGCGGCTGACGCGGGTGCCGCTGTCGTCGGCCGAGATCGCCGGCGTGCTCAATCTGCGCGGTCGCATCGTCACCGTCGTCGACATGCGCGCCCGGCTTGGTCTGCCGAAGAACGACGATGGCAAGCCGCCGATGGCGGTCGGCGTCGATCTGCGTGGCGAGTCCTATGGCCTGCTGATTGACCAGATCGGCGAGGTGCTGCGGTTGCCCGACGACGGCCGCGAGGAAAACCCCGTCAATCTCGATCCCCGCATGGCCAAGCTCGCCGGAGGCGTTCACCGTCTCGACGGCCAGCTCATGGTCATCCTCGACGTCGACCGCGTGCTCGAAATCGTGCCGGACCTGATGGCGGCGTAA
- a CDS encoding response regulator → MRTCLVVDDSSVIRKVARRILEGLDFQIVEAEDGQKALEVCKRAMPEAVLLDWNMPVMDGYEFLGNLRRMPGGDAPKVVFCTTENDVAHIARALHAGANEYIMKPFDKDIVAAKFQEVGLL, encoded by the coding sequence ATGAGAACATGTCTGGTTGTCGATGACTCGAGCGTCATCAGGAAAGTCGCGCGCCGCATCCTCGAAGGCCTCGACTTTCAGATCGTGGAAGCCGAGGACGGCCAAAAGGCGCTTGAAGTCTGCAAGCGCGCCATGCCCGAGGCGGTTCTGCTCGACTGGAACATGCCGGTCATGGACGGCTACGAATTCCTTGGCAATCTGCGCCGCATGCCCGGCGGGGACGCGCCCAAGGTGGTGTTCTGCACCACCGAGAACGACGTCGCGCACATCGCGCGCGCGCTGCATGCCGGCGCCAACGAGTACATCATGAAGCCGTTCGACAAGGACATCGTCGCAGCGAAGTTCCAGGAAGTCGGCCTGCTCTGA
- a CDS encoding protein-glutamate methylesterase/protein-glutamine glutaminase, translating to MSVALTKSPPPASTRQDKLRVMVVDDSVVIRGMISRWIDAEPDMEVSASLRTGLDAVNQLDRVKPDVAVLDIEMPELDGISALPQLLAKKRDLVIIMASTLTRRNAEISFKALSLGASDYIPKPESTREATAAETFHHDLIQKIRHLGARARRRTSPAPSPPVAPAPERARGVSVPVQPAAVPVAHLPLARRPFGVLAPRVLLIGSSTGGPQALMTLVADIGPVIDRFPVLITQHMPPTFTTILAEHLARASRRPAHEAVDGEIVKPGRIYLAPGGRHMRVVRHGAETAIALDDGPPVNFCKPAVDPLFNSAIDVWQGSIMSVILTGMGSDGMRGGKEIVAAGGSVIAQDEATSVVWGMPGAAANAGICAAVLPLNQIAPKLVRLFSGDRS from the coding sequence ATGAGTGTTGCGTTAACGAAGTCGCCGCCGCCAGCCTCGACACGGCAAGACAAGCTGCGCGTCATGGTGGTCGACGACTCCGTCGTGATCCGCGGGATGATCTCGCGCTGGATCGATGCCGAGCCCGACATGGAGGTCTCGGCCTCCCTCCGTACCGGTCTCGACGCCGTCAACCAGCTTGACCGCGTCAAACCCGACGTTGCCGTGCTCGATATCGAAATGCCGGAACTGGACGGGATTTCGGCGCTGCCGCAATTGCTGGCGAAAAAGCGCGACCTCGTCATCATCATGGCGTCGACGCTGACCCGCCGCAATGCGGAGATCAGCTTCAAGGCGCTATCGCTCGGCGCATCCGACTACATCCCGAAGCCGGAAAGCACGCGCGAGGCGACTGCCGCCGAGACTTTCCACCACGATCTCATTCAGAAGATCCGTCATCTGGGTGCCAGGGCCCGCCGGCGCACGTCGCCGGCCCCGAGCCCGCCCGTTGCGCCGGCCCCAGAGCGGGCACGGGGAGTATCCGTGCCGGTCCAGCCGGCCGCCGTGCCGGTCGCGCATCTGCCGCTCGCGCGCCGGCCCTTTGGTGTCCTGGCGCCGCGCGTGCTGCTGATCGGCTCGTCGACCGGTGGCCCGCAGGCGCTGATGACGCTGGTTGCCGACATCGGTCCGGTGATCGATCGTTTCCCGGTGCTGATCACCCAGCACATGCCGCCGACCTTCACCACTATTCTCGCCGAGCATCTGGCGCGCGCCAGCCGCCGTCCGGCGCATGAGGCCGTCGATGGCGAGATCGTCAAGCCCGGCCGGATCTATCTCGCGCCCGGCGGTCGCCACATGCGCGTGGTGCGCCATGGCGCCGAAACCGCAATCGCTCTCGACGACGGGCCGCCGGTGAATTTCTGCAAGCCGGCGGTGGACCCGCTGTTCAATTCCGCCATCGACGTCTGGCAGGGCAGCATCATGTCGGTGATTCTGACCGGCATGGGCTCGGACGGCATGCGCGGCGGCAAGGAAATCGTGGCCGCCGGCGGTAGCGTGATTGCCCAGGACGAAGCCACGAGCGTGGTCTGGGGCATGCCGGGCGCCGCCGCCAACGCAGGGATTTGCGCGGCCGTGCTGCCGCTCAATCAGATCGCGCCAAAACTGGTTCGGTTGTTTTCGGGAGATCGTTCGTGA
- a CDS encoding CheR family methyltransferase, whose amino-acid sequence MTPSDYEYLRKLLKERSGLDLSADKQYLVESRLLPLARKSSLAGIPELVAKMKGSAEALTAEVVEAMTTNETFFFRDKIPFDHLREAVLPALAQARAARRALRIWCAASSTGQEPYSIAMCLKEAGPLLSGWRTEIVATDLSQAVLEKSKAGVFSQFEVQRGLPIGLLVKYFTQIGELWQINSEIRSMVQHRQLNLLQDFSHLGVFDIIFCRNVLIYFDQNAKVNIFERLSRMLEPDGVLALGAAESVVGITNTFKPYPERRGLYRPNIAPVIRVGAGVGASTLVPQTLRAAAAAR is encoded by the coding sequence GTGACGCCGTCAGACTATGAGTATCTGCGTAAGCTTCTGAAAGAGCGCTCCGGCCTCGATCTTTCCGCCGACAAGCAATATCTGGTCGAAAGCCGGCTGCTGCCGCTCGCGCGCAAGTCCAGCCTGGCGGGGATTCCCGAACTCGTCGCCAAGATGAAGGGCAGCGCCGAGGCGCTGACCGCGGAGGTGGTCGAGGCGATGACCACCAATGAGACATTCTTCTTCCGCGACAAGATTCCGTTCGACCATCTGCGCGAGGCGGTGCTTCCGGCGCTGGCGCAGGCGCGCGCCGCCCGCCGCGCCCTGCGAATCTGGTGCGCGGCCTCCTCCACCGGACAGGAGCCGTACTCGATCGCGATGTGTCTGAAGGAAGCCGGGCCCCTGCTGTCGGGCTGGCGTACCGAGATCGTTGCCACCGATCTATCGCAGGCGGTGCTCGAGAAATCGAAGGCCGGCGTCTTCAGCCAGTTCGAGGTGCAGCGCGGGTTGCCGATCGGCCTTCTGGTGAAATATTTCACCCAGATCGGTGAACTCTGGCAGATCAATTCCGAAATCCGCAGCATGGTGCAGCACCGTCAGCTGAATCTGCTGCAGGACTTCTCCCATCTCGGCGTGTTCGACATCATCTTCTGCCGCAACGTGCTGATCTATTTTGACCAGAATGCCAAGGTCAACATCTTCGAGCGGCTGTCCCGGATGCTGGAGCCCGACGGTGTGCTGGCGCTGGGCGCTGCCGAATCCGTGGTCGGCATCACCAACACCTTCAAGCCCTATCCGGAGCGTCGCGGACTGTATCGTCCGAACATCGCGCCGGTGATACGGGTGGGAGCCGGGGTGGGTGCGTCGACGCTGGTGCCGCAAACGCTGAGGGCCGCTGCCGCGGCGCGCTGA
- a CDS encoding glutathionylspermidine synthase family protein codes for MQRIPCPERDDWRATAESMGFSFHTIGGERYWDEQAYYAFTLNEIERRFETPTAEIEAMCLELVGRAVRDEKYLRRLKIPEQFWPLISESWRRRDPSLYGRLDLSYDGWSPAKLLEYNADTPTSLFEAAVFQWTWLEQAMERAIVPKRGDQFNSIHERLIEAWKKLGRGKHLHLTGMTDNVEDGGTLAYLQDTASQAGLQTTLMHIKDIGLAGDGRFVDLEDRAIEFAFKLYPWEWMFQDTFGAKLAAAPTRWIEPPWKAILSNKGILPLLWEMFPKHPNLLPAYFEDDPKAASLGSSFVRKPLYSREGANVTLVSAGTTLVEQQGPYGAEGYIRQALAPLPSNSDQYAVIGSWLVDHTPCGLSIREDENPITGNTSRFLPHAIV; via the coding sequence ATGCAGCGCATTCCCTGCCCCGAACGCGATGACTGGCGCGCTACCGCCGAAAGCATGGGCTTCAGTTTTCACACCATCGGTGGCGAGCGCTATTGGGACGAGCAGGCCTACTATGCCTTCACGCTCAACGAGATCGAACGGCGATTCGAGACGCCCACCGCCGAGATCGAAGCGATGTGCCTCGAACTGGTCGGCCGGGCGGTCCGCGACGAAAAATATCTGCGCCGGCTGAAGATACCCGAACAATTCTGGCCGCTGATATCAGAGAGCTGGCGCCGCCGCGATCCCAGTCTCTACGGCCGGCTCGACCTGAGCTACGACGGCTGGAGCCCGGCAAAGCTCCTTGAATACAACGCCGACACGCCGACCTCGCTGTTCGAAGCGGCGGTGTTCCAGTGGACCTGGCTCGAACAGGCGATGGAGCGCGCGATCGTCCCCAAGCGCGGCGATCAGTTCAATTCAATCCATGAACGGCTGATCGAGGCCTGGAAGAAACTTGGCCGCGGCAAGCACCTTCATCTCACGGGGATGACCGACAATGTCGAGGATGGCGGCACGCTCGCCTATCTGCAGGACACGGCGAGCCAGGCTGGACTGCAGACCACGCTGATGCATATCAAGGACATCGGGCTCGCCGGCGATGGCCGCTTCGTCGATCTCGAAGACCGCGCGATCGAGTTCGCCTTCAAGCTCTATCCATGGGAATGGATGTTCCAGGATACGTTCGGCGCAAAGCTCGCGGCTGCGCCGACACGCTGGATCGAGCCGCCCTGGAAGGCGATCCTTTCCAACAAGGGCATCCTACCGCTGCTATGGGAGATGTTTCCAAAACATCCGAATCTGCTGCCGGCCTATTTCGAGGACGATCCGAAGGCGGCTTCGCTCGGCTCCTCCTTCGTGCGCAAGCCGCTTTATTCGCGCGAAGGCGCCAACGTTACGCTGGTCAGCGCCGGCACCACGCTGGTGGAACAGCAAGGGCCCTATGGGGCGGAAGGATATATCCGGCAGGCGCTCGCCCCGCTGCCCAGCAATTCCGATCAGTACGCAGTGATCGGAAGCTGGCTGGTCGATCACACGCCATGCGGCCTGTCGATCCGCGAGGACGAGAACCCGATCACCGGCAACACCTCGCGCTTCCTGCCGCACGCGATCGTGTAG
- a CDS encoding DUF350 domain-containing protein translates to MILQSLAGLPAFLVYFCTAIVAVVAYLFVYTRVTAHNEFDLIRANEPAAAIALGLSLLGFVLPLVSAIAHSANVWDCLIWAAIALIVQIIVYFLVRVPVPKLSERIAAGELAAAIWLGLSSLAAGALNAASMIY, encoded by the coding sequence ATGATCCTGCAATCGCTCGCCGGGCTGCCGGCGTTCCTGGTCTATTTCTGCACGGCAATTGTCGCCGTGGTGGCCTATCTCTTCGTCTATACCCGCGTCACCGCGCATAATGAATTCGACCTGATCCGCGCCAACGAGCCGGCGGCGGCCATCGCTCTCGGCCTGAGCCTGCTCGGCTTCGTGCTGCCGCTGGTCTCGGCCATCGCCCATTCCGCCAATGTCTGGGATTGCCTGATCTGGGCCGCCATCGCGCTGATCGTACAGATCATCGTCTACTTCCTGGTCCGGGTGCCGGTGCCGAAACTGTCGGAGCGGATTGCCGCCGGCGAACTGGCCGCCGCGATCTGGCTCGGGCTCTCATCGCTCGCCGCCGGCGCCCTCAACGCCGCCAGCATGATCTACTGA
- a CDS encoding cytochrome P460 family protein produces MRNVSMVAAVALGSATGALIGYSALAGGDKVAFPEGFEKGALYATVDRYDNKQYRELYATPAAIDAVRKGQPIPSGTVLTLVQYKAQLDAAGEPLKDGNGRFQKGDLVAYTVMEKREGWGTEYKDDIRNGEWEYQAFGPDKKVNDKANLTACFTCHKPHAGQDFVISLAGLKGTSEGAMAKPAPGPGVVSISDFKFGLETVVVSKGQTITWHNTDSSPHQVTITGAKAQRSSIALKGQTTKLTLADAGIYDYICGLHPAMKGKIEVKE; encoded by the coding sequence ATGAGAAATGTCAGCATGGTTGCCGCTGTTGCGCTCGGATCGGCAACGGGCGCGCTGATCGGCTATTCGGCGCTCGCCGGCGGCGACAAGGTCGCCTTCCCGGAAGGTTTCGAGAAGGGCGCGCTGTACGCCACGGTCGACCGCTACGACAACAAGCAGTATCGCGAGCTCTACGCGACGCCGGCGGCGATCGACGCGGTGCGCAAGGGTCAACCGATCCCAAGCGGAACGGTGCTGACGCTGGTGCAATACAAGGCGCAACTCGATGCTGCCGGCGAGCCGCTCAAGGACGGCAACGGCCGCTTTCAGAAGGGTGACCTCGTCGCCTACACCGTGATGGAAAAGCGCGAGGGCTGGGGCACCGAGTACAAGGACGATATTCGGAACGGCGAGTGGGAATACCAGGCGTTCGGCCCGGACAAGAAGGTCAACGACAAGGCCAACCTGACCGCCTGCTTCACCTGCCACAAGCCCCATGCCGGGCAGGATTTTGTAATTTCGCTGGCGGGCCTGAAAGGCACGTCCGAGGGCGCCATGGCGAAGCCGGCACCCGGCCCCGGCGTGGTTTCGATTTCCGACTTCAAGTTCGGCCTCGAGACCGTCGTCGTCAGCAAGGGCCAGACTATCACCTGGCACAACACCGATTCCTCGCCGCATCAGGTGACGATCACGGGCGCCAAGGCACAGCGCTCCTCGATCGCGCTGAAGGGCCAGACCACGAAGCTCACCCTCGCCGATGCCGGGATCTACGATTACATCTGCGGCCTGCACCCGGCGATGAAGGGCAAGATCGAGGTCAAGGAATAG
- the ctrA gene encoding response regulator transcription factor CtrA, which produces MRVLLIEDDSAVAQSIELMLKSESFNVYTTDLGEEGVDLGKLYDYDIILLDLNLPDMSGYDVLKQLRVSKIKTPILILSGLAGIEDKVKGLGVGADDYMTKPFHKDELVARIHAIVRRSKGHAQSVIQTGDLVVNLDTKTVEVGGQRVHLTGKEYQMLELLSLRKGTTLTKEMFLNHLYGGMDEPELKIIDVFICKLRKKLANASEGRNFIETVWGRGYVLREPHEHEERIPA; this is translated from the coding sequence ATGCGCGTTTTGCTGATTGAAGATGACAGCGCAGTCGCGCAGTCGATCGAGTTGATGCTTAAATCCGAGAGTTTCAACGTCTATACGACGGACCTCGGGGAAGAGGGCGTCGACCTCGGTAAGCTCTATGATTACGATATTATCCTTCTCGACCTTAACCTGCCCGACATGTCCGGTTACGACGTGCTCAAGCAGCTCCGGGTTTCCAAGATCAAGACCCCGATCCTGATCCTCTCCGGCCTCGCCGGCATCGAGGACAAGGTCAAGGGCCTCGGCGTCGGCGCCGATGACTACATGACCAAGCCTTTCCACAAGGACGAACTGGTTGCCCGCATCCACGCGATCGTGCGCCGTTCCAAGGGTCATGCCCAGTCGGTCATCCAGACTGGCGACCTCGTCGTCAACCTCGACACCAAGACGGTCGAAGTCGGCGGCCAGCGGGTACATCTGACCGGCAAGGAATACCAGATGCTGGAGCTGCTCTCGCTCCGCAAGGGCACGACCTTGACCAAGGAAATGTTCCTCAACCATCTCTATGGCGGCATGGACGAGCCCGAGCTGAAGATCATCGACGTCTTCATCTGCAAGCTGCGCAAGAAGCTGGCGAACGCCTCCGAAGGCCGCAACTTCATCGAAACCGTGTGGGGCCGCGGCTATGTGCTGCGCGAGCCACATGAGCACGAAGAGCGCATTCCCGCCTGA
- the fliI gene encoding flagellar protein export ATPase FliI, producing the protein MKALAEQIGDIDGVNIYGRVVGVRGLMVEIAGPIHAMSVGARIVIDTGGNRFIPAEVIGFSGSNAVVMPFGGLDGVRRGCRAVIATAASQVRPSPAWLGRVINAMGEPIDGKGPLAQGPSPMPYRASPPPAHSRKRVGAPLDLGVRALNTFLTCCRGQRLGIFAGSGVGKSVLLSMLARNVDADITVIGLIGERGREVQEFLQEDLGDEGLARSVVVVATSDEPALMRRQAAYLTLAISEYFRDEDKDVLCLMDSVTRFAMAQREIGLSAGEPPTAKGYTPTVFTELPKLLERAGPGTGVGTITGIFTVLVDGDDHNEPIADAVRGILDGHVVMQRSIAERGRFPAINILKSVSRTMPRAANPQFLPVIMRGRQVMATYADMEELIRLGAYRAGSSPEVDEAIRLHEPLEAFLRQAKDEKSTLNDGYGQLAHILGNLETER; encoded by the coding sequence ATGAAGGCCCTGGCGGAGCAGATCGGCGACATCGACGGCGTCAATATATATGGCCGTGTTGTGGGCGTACGCGGGTTGATGGTTGAGATCGCGGGGCCGATTCATGCGATGTCGGTCGGGGCCCGCATCGTGATCGATACCGGGGGCAATCGATTCATTCCGGCCGAGGTGATCGGTTTTTCCGGCAGCAATGCTGTCGTAATGCCGTTCGGCGGGCTGGACGGTGTCAGGCGCGGCTGCCGCGCGGTCATCGCCACCGCGGCCAGCCAGGTGCGGCCGTCGCCGGCCTGGCTCGGCCGTGTCATCAACGCGATGGGGGAGCCGATCGACGGCAAGGGGCCGCTGGCGCAGGGGCCATCGCCGATGCCCTACCGGGCCTCGCCGCCGCCGGCGCATTCGCGCAAGCGCGTCGGCGCTCCGCTCGATCTCGGCGTCCGCGCGCTCAACACGTTCCTGACCTGCTGCCGCGGCCAGCGGCTCGGCATCTTCGCCGGTTCCGGCGTCGGTAAATCGGTGCTGCTGTCGATGCTGGCGCGCAACGTCGATGCCGACATCACCGTCATCGGCCTGATCGGCGAACGCGGCCGCGAGGTGCAGGAATTCCTCCAGGAGGATCTCGGCGACGAAGGTCTGGCGCGTTCCGTGGTGGTGGTGGCGACCTCGGATGAGCCCGCCCTGATGCGGCGGCAGGCGGCCTACCTGACGCTGGCGATATCAGAGTATTTCCGCGACGAGGACAAGGACGTGCTGTGCCTGATGGATTCGGTCACGCGCTTTGCGATGGCGCAGCGCGAGATCGGGCTGTCGGCGGGCGAGCCGCCGACAGCCAAGGGGTATACGCCGACCGTCTTCACCGAATTGCCGAAACTGCTGGAGCGGGCCGGGCCGGGCACCGGGGTGGGCACCATCACCGGGATTTTCACGGTGCTGGTCGATGGCGACGACCACAACGAGCCGATTGCGGATGCGGTGCGCGGCATCCTCGACGGCCACGTCGTGATGCAGCGCTCGATCGCAGAGCGCGGCCGTTTCCCTGCCATCAACATCCTCAAATCGGTCTCCCGCACCATGCCGCGGGCGGCCAATCCTCAATTCTTGCCCGTGATCATGCGGGGCCGCCAAGTGATGGCGACCTACGCCGACATGGAGGAACTGATCCGGCTCGGCGCCTATCGGGCGGGGTCGAGCCCGGAGGTCGACGAAGCGATCCGGCTGCACGAGCCGCTGGAGGCCTTCCTGCGCCAGGCCAAGGATGAAAAATCGACCCTGAATGACGGTTACGGCCAGTTGGCCCATATCCTCGGTAATTTGGAAACGGAACGCTAA
- the fliJ gene encoding flagellar export protein FliJ: MKSRETLIRLKKFQVDEKRRRVTQIEGMIADFQRMSVDLEREIQTEQDRAGINDPSHFAYPTYAKAAIQRRENLTRSADELRIQLEDAKGLLGEAFEELKKVELLDERDQARERAEESAREQADMDSIGLMRARLGVA; encoded by the coding sequence ATGAAGTCACGAGAAACGCTGATCCGCCTGAAGAAATTTCAGGTCGACGAGAAGCGCCGCAGGGTTACCCAGATCGAAGGCATGATCGCCGACTTCCAGCGCATGTCGGTCGATCTCGAGCGCGAAATCCAGACCGAGCAGGACAGGGCCGGGATCAACGATCCCTCCCATTTCGCCTACCCGACCTACGCCAAGGCCGCAATCCAGCGCCGCGAAAACCTGACCCGTTCCGCGGACGAACTGCGTATCCAGCTCGAAGACGCCAAGGGCCTGTTGGGCGAAGCGTTCGAGGAGCTGAAGAAGGTGGAATTGCTCGACGAACGCGACCAGGCGCGCGAACGCGCCGAGGAAAGCGCCCGCGAACAGGCGGACATGGATTCAATCGGCCTGATGCGCGCCCGTCTCGGCGTTGCCTGA
- a CDS encoding sigma-70 family RNA polymerase sigma factor: MLTPAELVWLIAAVAKGDEAAFERLYAATRAKLFGVVLRILRRQDLAEEVIQEAYVKIWNSAGQFNPALASPITWMASIARNRAIDVVRKKSEVSIEEEPSAMEVAADSPDPLARREMTEELKRLLECVGRLEPDRQKLVLLAYYNGWSREQLAAKFETPVNTVKTWLRRSMMEIRECLGL; the protein is encoded by the coding sequence ATGCTGACGCCAGCGGAGCTGGTCTGGCTGATTGCCGCGGTTGCGAAGGGGGACGAGGCCGCTTTCGAGCGGCTTTACGCTGCCACGCGCGCGAAACTCTTCGGCGTCGTTCTCCGTATCTTGCGCCGTCAGGACCTCGCGGAGGAGGTCATTCAGGAGGCTTACGTCAAGATCTGGAACAGCGCCGGACAGTTCAATCCGGCGCTTGCTTCACCGATCACATGGATGGCATCGATCGCGCGCAACCGGGCGATCGATGTCGTGCGCAAGAAGAGCGAAGTCTCGATCGAGGAGGAGCCGTCCGCAATGGAAGTCGCGGCCGATTCACCCGATCCGCTGGCACGGCGCGAGATGACGGAAGAGTTGAAGCGGTTGCTGGAATGCGTCGGCCGGCTCGAACCGGATCGGCAGAAGCTGGTGCTCCTGGCCTACTACAACGGCTGGAGCCGCGAGCAGCTTGCCGCCAAGTTCGAGACGCCGGTGAACACGGTGAAGACATGGCTGCGCCGCAGCATGATGGAAATCAGGGAGTGTCTCGGGCTTTGA
- a CDS encoding anti-sigma factor has translation MAHSEDHIALAAEYALGTLDADERTQVETMMAVDTEFAAIVQAWEYRLGALNQMVGSIEPRPVVWENIKAAIGQSAGQQVPLVLPKAPPAEPVVEPVTAEPAAQPAAASPVTVDTANDNFNIIQLTGRVRRLRSIATVATALAAALVGMLAVQVYRPEALPEALRPKPRIQTVEVRVPAPSPVPSAQYVALLQGSPGAPAFILTVDAATKNFTVRKVGADAERGKSFELWLISDRLPQPRSLGVIGGSDFTARPVLAGFDAGTINTATYAVTVEPAGGSPTGQPTSAPVYTGKLIETVPAR, from the coding sequence ATGGCCCATAGCGAAGACCATATCGCGCTCGCCGCGGAATATGCGCTCGGTACCCTCGATGCCGATGAGCGCACACAGGTCGAAACCATGATGGCCGTCGATACCGAATTCGCTGCGATCGTGCAGGCCTGGGAATACCGGCTCGGTGCCTTGAACCAGATGGTCGGCTCGATCGAGCCGCGGCCGGTCGTGTGGGAAAACATCAAGGCCGCGATCGGGCAATCCGCCGGACAGCAGGTGCCATTGGTGTTGCCCAAAGCGCCGCCGGCCGAACCCGTGGTCGAGCCCGTGACGGCAGAACCCGCGGCGCAGCCCGCGGCAGCGTCCCCGGTGACCGTGGACACTGCGAACGACAATTTTAACATCATCCAGCTGACCGGTCGGGTGCGCCGTTTGCGCAGCATCGCGACGGTCGCCACCGCGCTTGCCGCGGCTCTGGTCGGAATGCTGGCGGTGCAGGTCTATCGGCCGGAAGCGTTGCCGGAAGCCCTGCGGCCGAAGCCGCGTATCCAGACGGTCGAGGTCAGGGTTCCCGCGCCATCGCCGGTACCGTCGGCGCAATATGTCGCGCTGCTGCAGGGAAGCCCCGGTGCACCCGCTTTCATCCTGACCGTCGATGCCGCCACCAAGAATTTCACCGTTCGCAAGGTCGGTGCCGATGCCGAGCGCGGCAAGAGTTTTGAACTGTGGCTGATCTCCGACCGCCTGCCGCAGCCGCGCTCGCTCGGCGTGATCGGCGGCAGCGATTTCACCGCGCGCCCGGTGCTCGCCGGTTTCGACGCCGGCACGATCAACACCGCGACCTACGCGGTGACCGTGGAGCCTGCCGGCGGATCGCCGACCGGTCAGCCCACCTCGGCGCCGGTCTATACCGGCAAGCTGATCGAGACGGTGCCGGCGCGCTGA
- a CDS encoding acetamidase/formamidase family protein: protein MARRHEISSAPENMVWGYLDSATPPILTVNSGDTVTLHSFPAGGRETLPEDLSRVPADYLKALETLPPGPGPHFITGPVYVKGAQIGDALQIDILDVKVRQDWGFVSILPLLGTLPDEFTDYETIHPAIDRSRNVCTMPWGTEIPLDPFFGIVATAPPPAWGRCGSPVPRAFGGNMDNKELRAGSTLYLPVFNEGALFFAGDGHAVQGDGEVCITALETGVTGTFRLTVRKDMDIKWPFAESATHLMSIGLDEDLDDAAKQAVREMVKHVCARTNLTRNEAYMLCSLAGNLRVTQLVDGNKGIHMLLAKSHL, encoded by the coding sequence ATGGCCAGACGACACGAAATCTCTTCCGCCCCCGAAAACATGGTTTGGGGATATCTTGACAGCGCGACCCCGCCTATCCTGACCGTAAATTCCGGCGACACCGTCACGCTACACAGTTTTCCCGCCGGCGGAAGAGAAACCCTTCCCGAGGACCTGAGCCGTGTGCCCGCCGATTATCTGAAAGCGCTGGAAACGCTCCCTCCCGGACCCGGTCCCCACTTCATCACCGGCCCGGTTTACGTCAAAGGCGCGCAGATCGGCGATGCACTTCAGATCGACATTCTCGATGTGAAGGTTCGGCAGGATTGGGGATTCGTTTCCATACTCCCTCTGCTCGGGACACTTCCGGACGAGTTTACCGACTATGAGACCATTCATCCCGCAATCGACCGCTCACGCAATGTTTGCACGATGCCATGGGGGACCGAAATTCCGCTCGATCCGTTCTTTGGAATTGTAGCGACCGCGCCGCCGCCCGCCTGGGGCCGATGCGGCTCGCCGGTACCGCGGGCGTTCGGCGGCAACATGGACAACAAGGAACTGCGCGCCGGCTCAACGTTATATCTGCCCGTCTTCAACGAGGGCGCGCTGTTCTTCGCAGGCGACGGCCACGCCGTTCAGGGCGACGGTGAAGTCTGCATCACCGCGCTCGAGACCGGCGTCACGGGTACGTTTCGCCTGACGGTTCGCAAGGACATGGATATCAAGTGGCCGTTTGCCGAAAGCGCAACGCATCTGATGTCGATCGGCCTGGACGAGGATCTCGATGATGCCGCCAAACAGGCCGTGCGCGAAATGGTGAAGCATGTCTGCGCGCGAACCAATCTGACACGCAATGAGGCCTATATGCTCTGCTCGCTCGCGGGCAATTTGCGCGTGACCCAATTGGTTGACGGCAACAAGGGCATTCACATGCTGTTGGCAAAATCTCATTTGTGA